The following is a genomic window from Panthera uncia isolate 11264 chromosome B4, Puncia_PCG_1.0, whole genome shotgun sequence.
GAtcaatctttttgttttgtttttaaactaaatCTCTAAACACACCAATGTCCCATTCCAAAATATTGCACAACATTCTGAATACAAAACGCTTGATTGTATTCCTCCTTCACTAAAGAAAACAAGTTCATTACCCTGCTCCCCCAAGCTCCTCTCCACGTTGCCTCAAtgccctccttcccatccctaGGGGTCAAACTAGAGAATCTATAGCTCACTGCATCGAGAAAAATACATCATTCTGGACTAAGAGTTTACATTCTTTACAAGACGATCCACCTTTTGATTTATTCCtgggaaagagggacagagagaggatggggaaaggggagaaataggtttaattctcctctttttttattttaaagtttgtttttcctgaaaaaatatCGTTTCTCTCCTcttaagaaaaaatcttgaaaagaaaaaaattacgtTTTTTACgttagaaatatacatatattatatatacctcttacattttacaaatgtagCAAATTATTCAATACAAACGGacaccaaaaatgtaaaaaataaaaaaaaaaagttttcctacGAAACCAGGTAAATTAgtgcagagttttgtttttgtttccttaaaaaaaataaaattgaagcaaAAATGCCTAGATCTGAGACGAGACAGACTGAACCGGGCCCAAGAGTCCAGCACTGGAGCCATGCTCctgaacaaacatttttcttcGTATTTCAAAAGACACTAAGGGGTcggtctccccctctccctagATGTGGTGAGAAACAAGCTGACTGGGGGTGGTAGGTACCTGTGCACgtgagtgagggaaaggggggCTGGAAGAGGGCATAAATAAGGCAGCATCCAACCTTTCCCAGAGAGCAGCGATCTGCCTGGGCCTGTCACTTGCGCGGGAGCTGAGGGCTAGGGAGAGGGTGGCCCGGAGGGGGCCGGCCCCTGAGAAGCATAGGGGACAGAGGATACCGGGCCGAGGAGCCAGGGCATTGCCCCGCTGGGGGAGGTAGAGCTGGTGCCCACTGCAGGGACGGGAGGCTGGCAGTGTCTGTCTGGGCCGGACCCACTGCCACGGCGGTTGCCcacttgcggggggggggggggggggggggggtgccaagGGCTTTGGTACTTTTTGGTGACGGGGGCCCTGCCGCCGCGTGGCCCACCAGCCAAAGCATCACCGCGTGAAAGCTGGTTCActagggtggggtgggagaaacATCTCCTCTTCTGGCGGAGGCAGGAGCTGGCGCTCTCTTATAATCCACACACACCGCCTGCCGTACTCAAATGCCTGTCCAACCTGGCCTGCCCAGGAAACCACTCCTCACGGCATCAAGGCCAAGCGGGACCGGGTCAGCCAGCAAGAGGGGATGCCAAGAGGTACCAAGAAGTTCTCATGCAGGCAGGGGCAGAAACGTACTAAAATAACATCTACAACCAAAAGACGAATTAGTCTCAATTGAAGGCTCAGGACTGCCCACCGTAGGCACTGACCCAaactcccacccccctcccgggGGCTCAGGTGAGCGGCTCCCACCCTGGGTGGTCACCAAATAGGAGGATCTGAGTCCAGGGACTTCTCTTAGGCATCAGGGGCTGGTATTCCCTCAGCCCCTCACAGCtaacccttttttttctctctctctctttttttttttttttggtcaaaaacaAAAGTGCAGATCCCTCCGCAGTCTGGAAACCAGTTCCTTCTGCAGTATTTTCCCCTGGGAGTGTCTTAGGCTCAGCCGCAGTCTCACCCCACCACATGACCCACCCTACAAAAGAACTGACCACCCGCCCGGCCCATTCCCCAACCTCCTACATAAATAAGCACTTGCTGCAACCTGGAATCacgtcgggggcggggggggggggggtgtcacatGGCTTGGAATCCTTTAAAACAGGACAGCAAACcacgcacacgcacgcgcgcccccgccccccctcgtTACCCACAACCTCGGGCCCCGGGAACAAGGGGCTGCATGAAGAGCCACGTGTGTCAACGGATGGGTCTCCAGGGCCACGATGATAGTCCGAGCCAGGTGGGGATGGCGGCGTGGGAACACAGGACAGAGATGAAAGCAGTTCCACCAGACAGAGTGCTACCTGGAGTCACAGACATCAGCTCTAGTGGGAGGGTGTCAAGTCGCCAGTCAGCAGCTCCCCGTGTCTCAggcctgagggggggggggggggggggtgccggggTCAGACCTATTTGGGTGGCAGGGCCCAAGAAGGCCCTCTGAGGTTGGATGGCTTTGAGTAAAAGGATAGCTGGCTGATAGAGGCAGTGACACAAGGCAGCCTCTCCCTGCTCTGGGCAGGGTCAGGCCCCAGCTGCGCCTCTTCGGCTCTTCCTTCCCTGTGAGAGAGGACAGGAGATCCTCAacagtgtgagggagggagggagggagggagggagcagagagcagCAATTCACATCTGGACCATTCTTAGCACAGGAAGCCACTAATTGAAGATGTTATATAGAAaactacatgtaaaaaaaaaaaaaaaaagaaagaaaaaagaaaaaaaaaagaaaaaatataaaacccaaaCCAATCAAATAAAtcagaggcaggcaggaaagCAGCAGGGGGTTGAGTTAAACAGATTCGGTGCTTCAGGAGCCCCCTCCCACTCCGTGCCTGGACCGGATCTTTTTTCTAGAAGCCAGAGTGCGAAGACTGGAaatctttttgtgtatttttcttttcctctttttttggcctttcttttcctttctcttttctgtggtCTTGGGCGCTCCTGGCCCCGTGGCGGGTGGGCGGTCAGTTGGCCAGCACGACCGGCTGGAAGGGCTGGCTGGGGTACTGCATGGTGCTCAGGTTGTAGCTGAGGCCTTCCACGAAGGGGGTCTTCTCCAGGAAGAGGCTGTTGGCGCCGCCTCCGAATACCTGGGCCACGTCGAAGCCGCTGCTGTTGCACGTGCCGGCCCCACTGCCCCCGCCATCGGCCCCGTCAAAGAAGAGGCTGGGAGAGCCCCCGTTGTACACGAACTCCTTGGCATCGGGGGAGAGCTGGGACTGAGGGGCCGGGTTGGCCGCAATGAAGTTCAGCgagtgcagagacagagagaggctctTGTGCTTCAGCAGGTTGTTGGTGGGAGAGCGGGCCATGCGGGGCTGCTGCTGGGGAGGCTGCTGGCCACTTGCCCCGCCGCCGGCCATGCCCCCGCCATTTGCCGCCGCACCCCCCTTCTTCATCTTGGTGGAGCCAAACTTGGTGGCGGCGAAGGAGGCAGTGGTGAAGGTGATGGGCTGGGCGGAGCGGGGGATGAAAGTGGGGCTGGGTGACTGGCCGAAGGATGGCGACGGGGAGTTGGAAAGGGAGCTGTCCTGGCTGCCGATGGGCACGAAGACCTGGGCATCGGGGTTGAAACTGCTCTTGAACTCCTTGTCCAGCTCTGGTGCGACACAGCCGTCGCTGTCATCCAGGTACAGCACTTTCACTGCCCCCTTCTCCCCGATCTGGTAGGACACCTCAAAAGGGTCGATCCAGACGCTCAGCTCTTCAGGCACATTGGCCCGCACATCCTCCACTGCCAGGCCGCTCCGCTTGGCGGCCAGCTCCACCACAGGGTCCGCGATCTCCCCGATGTGAACACAGCGGAAGCCCGAGCCCTTCAGTGGCTTGTCAGGGTACCAGTGgccttcatatttctttttcaagagccGCTCAAGCTCCTCCCCAAACAGGTCTGCCCGGCGCCGGGGCAGCTTATTATACAAGTAGGAGATGATAAAGTTCAGGGCCACTTTGATCTCCAGCTGCATGGTCCTTGCTTTCCTAGGTGGCGAGTCAGCTCACGGCAAGAGTGCAAACCAAGGGCAGTGGCAGGTGACGTAAGATAGGCAGCCTTGGGCTCCAGAGAGCTCTGAGAAATGAGAACAAAGGGCATCATGAGTAGATTATGCAGAAAGCCCAGAGGGTAGGGGGTTCAATGGCAAAAGGCATAAAAGCACCAGCTTCGGGCCACATGTACTCGGGGTCCCATTTTCTGCTCCACCAGTGACCAGCTTAATTGTGTGACTGAGAACGAGCCACTTTTTTTCTCAGCCTTAGTTTCATCAGTAACAGAAGGTCATCGTGGAGGTGAAGTTAGCTCAAAGATGTCAACTGTCTTATGCCGAACCTGATATCTAGTAAAGACTTGATAAAATGAGCTACTGTTTTGCAAGTAATTCTAAAGAAATTCTAAAGGAATTCAAGTAATTTTAAAGGAGGGCTGTGGCTTCCACTATTTTGAGAAGCCAGGTACACTATAcaactgctattaaaaaaaaaaaaggagccccTAATTCAGCTGGAGAAGAGAAGGCTCTTGCTAATGTATCTCTGTAACATCTTGGTGAAGTCGTGCTCCCAAACTGTCACAGGCCAAGATATAAGTGTAAAATCCTTAGTTTTTCTCCTTAAATGGAAAGGGATACAGATCACTGAACAGGAAGCAGCACTGCCAACTTTTCAGTGGGGGCTTGGACTCCAGTCACATCCAATTTGTCATCCTGGGCTCCCTGAGTATGTACGCTCTCTGGCTCACTCTGGGTTTGCAGAACTGATGTAAGAACGCCACAGCGTAACCAAAGGGTGCATTTCCGTGTAGGCCGTCTCCAAGAATGGAGACGAGAACATGACCCCTAGGAAGAAGTCAAGACCTGCATTAACCGGAGGTGTGGACCAACAAGGGAACGCTGACCAGGGGGCTGTCCCAGGGAAGCAGAGGAAATGAGAGGGAAGCAAAGCCCTGCGGGCCAAAAAATCCTTAAGAACAGCACTGGTGTGGCCTGAGGGAATCTCTACACTTCTGGCTGGAGTGCAGGTGATGAGGGcagcaaagagaagaaattttcCATCACCCTGCAGTCTCCAGCTGGGGACCCATCATCACTCAGTCTCCTGAGGACTGTCTGACCACCTGTCCTTGGCATCGGATTGGATTTATCAAGTGTTTGGAGATCCCCGGAGAGGAGACAGCCCAAGATAAACACTCAGATTGTtattttgggattctctcacagCCAGCTCCCACAGAGGTCaaaaaggtttatttctgagGTCTGGGCCAGCCTCGTGTCTCAGGAAGATGATCTGTAAAGTCCCGAGAGCCAGTGATCCCAGTCCCACTTTCTCCACAAGGGCAGCTCCAGGGTCATgccatgagaaaactgaaaaggacCACCTTCGAGGTTCAGCAGGGCCAGAACATGTTTCTAGCCAAGCCTCTGGGTGAGAATGTGCtgctgagctcagcacagagacaaGACTAATCCATGATCCATCAAGGGCATCTCTGCCCTGTGATAGATGTGGGGCTAGATTTTGATTAAAATCCCTTCTGCTGGTGactggtggctcagctgattaagtgtctcactcttgatctcagctcaggtcttgatatcagggtcatgagtttgagccccactttgagcTCCATgtgcagcttggagcctacttaaaatagtaagtaaataggggcgcctgcatggctcagtagagtgtccaacttcggctcagttcatgatctcacggttcgtgagtttgacccccgcgtcaggctcactgctgtcagtgcgagcctgcttcggatcctctgtccccttctctctctggccctcccccactcatgccctttctcaataagaaacatttaaaaaaattaagagagtctctcttaaaaattttttttaagtaaataaataaatataaatcccTTCTGGGTCCAGCATAGAATAATCAGTTGCTAATTCTTCATTTGAGGATCTTAAGTTTTCTGAACACCTGCCCCGACTTACTTCCTTGTAATTCTCAGGACTGGGGCCATGGCTCCTAGGGGTATTGTTAGGACTGGATCCTCAGGCAAAAGCTCTCTGGGGTGAGTATCAGAGAAGCAGCACTGGATCAATCTGGAGCATCACAGAACACTGGCTACGAGTCTATCCCACCCTCATTTCAGGTCTGAGCAGAGGGTCACATGCCAAGTCAACAGAGTCCTTCTAggttaaaagaggaaaaaaaaatggtaacggTAGAGGGTTTTCTGTTGATAAGGATTGGGTTCATCACCAGATGCAAGGCTAGCCTCCAGGAATGGAAGTCTATAAGGGCCATAGCAGCCACCAGGGGTGTCCTGCATGGAGGAGATTACAAAGGTGTGAAGAAAGTTGGCACTGGTTCCCAAGAATAGGCCTGGAGTTAAAGACAatgttttcaaagtgtttttaaaagtaaaacagacTTCAATATGACGTGACTCTTCTCCCAAAGCACCACATGGCCTCTTGGTATACCAGACCAAGGGGCCTCCTACACCTCTCTAGGCCTCCTCAAACTTTACTGCACATGTAACTTCCAAGTTAACTTCCTCTTAAAAGCTCATCTTCACAATGAGaccattttgttttacttttaaaaatatttttatttatgtattaagtttatttatttatttattttgagagagaaagagagagagagagagagcacgagcaggggaggggcagaaagaggggacagagagagaatccctttgctgacagtgcagagcctgacgtggggcttcaactcatgaaccatgagatcatgacctaagccaaaatcaagagtcgacacttaactgactgagccacccaggcgccccaaatgggagcattaaaaaaaatttttggggggtgcttgggtggctcagtcagttaactgtccaacttcggctcaggtcatgatctcaccacttgtgggttcaagccccatgtcggactctgtgctgacagctcggagcctggagcctgcttcagattgtgtgtctctctctccttctttctctctgcccctcccctcctagtgctctctctctctctctctctctctctctcaaaaataaactaaaaaaaaaaaagtggggggggtgcctgggtggctcagtcagttaagcgtccaactttagctcaggtcatgatctcacagcctgtgagtttgagcccgcgttgggctctgtgctgacagctcagagcctggagcctgttttggattc
Proteins encoded in this region:
- the TOB2 gene encoding protein Tob2, with amino-acid sequence MQLEIKVALNFIISYLYNKLPRRRADLFGEELERLLKKKYEGHWYPDKPLKGSGFRCVHIGEIADPVVELAAKRSGLAVEDVRANVPEELSVWIDPFEVSYQIGEKGAVKVLYLDDSDGCVAPELDKEFKSSFNPDAQVFVPIGSQDSSLSNSPSPSFGQSPSPTFIPRSAQPITFTTASFAATKFGSTKMKKGGAAANGGGMAGGGASGQQPPQQQPRMARSPTNNLLKHKSLSLSLHSLNFIAANPAPQSQLSPDAKEFVYNGGSPSLFFDGADGGGSGAGTCNSSGFDVAQVFGGGANSLFLEKTPFVEGLSYNLSTMQYPSQPFQPVVLAN